In the Centroberyx gerrardi isolate f3 chromosome 9, fCenGer3.hap1.cur.20231027, whole genome shotgun sequence genome, one interval contains:
- the b3galt2 gene encoding beta-1,3-galactosyltransferase 2 has translation MQWRRRHCCPIKMTWTVKRSLFRTHVAGLLSLALLFTLFLFFSHQDWLPGRSGPRENPLAYTVRGFRGPKVEANQSASLRSLWRETGYVAPKPLLNLSSQQAEGGGEAGAGGGAGGGTRTGVMGLEDSMSTNNSLQKEMGVGGRLSAQPYRYILNEPFKCRDSTPFLILLIAAEPGQANARNAIRQTWGNESVAMGLGFVRLFLLGTGKSSDTFLQSSIEEESRVHHDIIQQDYQDTYYNLTIKTLMGMNWVATHCPHACYVMKTDSDMFVNTEYLIQKLLKPELPPKQRYFTGYLMRGYAPNRNKDSKWYMPPELYPSERYPIFCSGTGYVFSGDMAELIYQASLSIRRLHLEDVYVGICLAKLRIDPAPPPNEFLFNHWRVSYSSCKYSHLITSHQFQPNELIKYWNHLQSNKHNACINIAKEKNGRYRHRKFHGERPQ, from the coding sequence ATGCAGTGGAGACGCCGGCACTGCTGTCCTATCAAGATGACCTGGACCGTCAAGCGTTCACTCTTCCGGACCCACGTGGCGGGCCTCCTCTCGCTGGCCCTGCTCTTTACCCTCTTCCTATTCTTCAGTCACCAGGACTGGCTGCCGGGACGCAGCGGGCCCCGGGAAAACCCACTGGCCTACACTGTCAGGGGCTTCCGCGGCCCCAAGGTAGAGGCCAACCAGAGCGCCTCCCTCAGGAGCCTCTGGAGGGAGACAGGGTATGTGGCACCTAAGCCTTTGCTCAACCTCAGTTCTCAGCAGGCAGAGGGGGGCGGCgaagcaggagctggaggaggagcaggagggggaaCCAGGACGGGTGTAATGGGGCTTGAGGATTCCATGAGCACTAACAACAGTTTGCAGAAGGAGATGGGTGTGGGAGGGAGGCTCAGCGCCCAGCCCTACCGCTACATCCTAAATGAGCCCTTCAAGTGCAGGGACAGCACgcccttcctcatcctcctcatcgcTGCCGAACCAGGCCAGGCCAATGCCCGCAATGCCATCCGCCAGACGTGGGGGAATGAGAGCGTAGCGATGGGGCTGGGCTTCGTTCGTCTCTTTTTGCTTGGCACGGGAAAGAGCTCGGACACCTTCCTCCAGAGCAGCATAGAGGAGGAGAGCCGCGTTCACCACGACATCATCCAACAGGACTACCAGGACACGTACTACAACCTGACCATCAAAACCCTGATGGGCATGAACTGGGTGGCTACCCATTGTCCACATGCCTGCTACGTGATGAAGACGGACAGCGACATGTTCGTCAACACCGAGTATCTCATCCAGAAGCTGCTGAAGCCCGAGCTGCCTCCCAAGCAGAGGTACTTCACAGGCTACCTGATGAGGGGCTACGCACCAAACCGAAACAAGGACAGCAAGTGGTACATGCCGCCGGAGCTGTACCCCAGCGAGCGCTACCCCATATTCTGCTCGGGCACGGGGTACGTGTTCTCGGGGGACATGGCCGAGTTGATCTACCAGGCCTCGCTCAGCATACGCAGGCTGCACCTGGAGGACGTGTACGTGGGGATCTGCCTGGCGAAGCTGCGTATCGACCCGGCGCCGCCTCCCAACGAGTTCCTCTTCAACCACTGGCGGGTGTCGTACTCCAGCTGCAAGTACAGCCACCTGATAACGTCCCACCAGTTCCAGCCCAACGAACTCATCAAGTACTGGAACCACTTGCAGAGCAACAAGCACAACGCCTGTATCAACATTGCCAAGGAAAAGAACGGGCGGTACAGACACAGAAAGTTTCATGGCGAGAGACCTCAGTGA